GCTCTTTGCCCGCAGGCTGGGGCGGACCGTCAGCCTGCTGCGACGTTTAGCCCCGGCTTGGGACGCACCGGTCATGGCGCTGATCGCGGCCGAGCAGCGCGACCCCTTCAAGATTTTGGTGGGCTGCATCTTAAGCCTGCGAACCAAGGACCAGACTACTGCTCAGGCCAGCGCGCGGCTGTTTGCCCTGGCCAGCACGCCGGCTGAACTGGCAGTTTGCGAACTGGGCTTGATCGAAAAGGCCATCTATCCAGTTGGCTTCTATCGCACTAAGGCCCGCGTCATCCGCGACTTGAGCGCCGATCTGCTGGCGCGCTTCGGCGGCCAAGTTCCCGACCGCATCGAGGCCCTGCTGACGCTCAAGGGGGTTGGGCGCAAGACCGCCAACCTGGTCGTGACCCAAGCCTTCGGTAAACCTGGAATTTGCGTCGATACCCATGTGCATCGCATTTCCAACCGTTGGGGCCTGGTCCGCACAAAGACTCCCGCACAGACCGAAGCCGCCCTGCGCCGCACGCTCCCTCGGCGCTATTGGCGAGAATTCAACGAACTGTTGGTCGCTTTCGGCCAGACAATTTGCCACCCGATCTCGCCGCGCTGCTCGCAATGCCCACTGTCGCAGTATTGTCCCGCCCTGGGTGTAGGTCGTCGGCGCTGAGTCCAGGCGGGTTAGGGAGATGACCGGGAAGAACAGTGCCTTGGCTTGAGCGATCCAAGGGTTATTATGAATAGGGCTAGGTGCCGAGTCTTGTGCCGTGAGAGTGCCTTGAGCCAGCCGCGAAAAAGAGTCAAGGGGTAAAGCACGGTAAATCGGTGGTCCCGGCTGTTCCATCGGGAATTTAAATTGGGCTGGACGAGTCGAGTTATGCCGGTGTATCCTAACAGTTCGCGCGTAAATCCACCCATGGCAACCAAGCAAGAGCCGCCCATGCTTCCCGCCGGGGAGGGCCTCGACCTGATCCTGCGGCAATTGTCTCGGGTGGGCAAACGAATCAATTCGCTTGCTGCCCAGCAACTGATCTTTTCAGTCCTGGCGGTGCTGCTTGGGGCGGGAGCGGTGGTAGTGTTTGCGGCTTTTTTTGCCAGTCCCACGCTTTTTCTGGTCACCGCGGTTGCGGTTGCACTCGCCACCCTGATCGCTTTCCCCTGGGTTATCGTCA
The window above is part of the Candidatus Binataceae bacterium genome. Proteins encoded here:
- the nth gene encoding endonuclease III — its product is MALIAAEQRDPFKILVGCILSLRTKDQTTAQASARLFALASTPAELAVCELGLIEKAIYPVGFYRTKARVIRDLSADLLARFGGQVPDRIEALLTLKGVGRKTANLVVTQAFGKPGICVDTHVHRISNRWGLVRTKTPAQTEAALRRTLPRRYWREFNELLVAFGQTICHPISPRCSQCPLSQYCPALGVGRRR